The Pseudomonas fragi DNA window GGTGGTCCGGCAGGTGCGCAAGAAGCTCGCCCGGTGAAATCCGGTTCGGCCGACGATGCCACGTTCCTGTTGATGAACGCCGATACCGTGATCATCGTTCCGGGTTACGGCCTGGCGGTGGCACGGGCGCAGCACGCACTTAAAGAGCTGACTGAAAAGCTGACTCACCGCGGCGTGACCGTGAAGTATGCGATCCACCCGGTGGCTGGCCGCATGCCAGGCCATATGAACGTACTGCTCGCCGAGGCCGAAGTGCCTTACGACCAGGTGTTCGAGATGGAAGACATCAACTCCGAGTTCGGCCAGGCCGACGTGGTGCTCGTACTGGGCGCCAACGACGTGGTCAACCCGGCGGCCAAGAACGATCCAAAATCGCCGATTGCCGGCATGCCGATCCTCGAAGCCTATAAAGCCAAGACTGTCATCGTGAACAAGCGCTCAATGGCCAGCGGCTATGCCGGCCTGGATAACGAATTGTTTTATCTGGATAAAACCATGATGGTCTTCGGCGACGCCAAGAAAGTTATTGAAGATATGGTTAAAGCGGTCGAGTAACATCCTGCCCCACAGCAATAACGAGAACCCCGGCGCTGTATTGGCCGGGGTTTTTCTTTTTCCAAGGAACCCGACCAAAGGCTCTAAATCGGCCGCTGGCATTCGACCATGGTAGCGGGACGAAAGGCTCTGAAAATGAATAGACTGCGCCTCTTGCTTCCGTTGCCCGAGATAACAATCCATGTACCGTGAACGTATTCGCCTGAACTCCCTGCACGATAAGGTCATGAGCGCCGAAGAAGCCGCCGCCCTTATCCAAGACGGCATGACCGTCGGCATGAGCGGTTTTACCCGTGCCGGTGAAGCCAAAGCCGTGCCCCAGGCCCTGGCCGAGCGGGCCAAGAAGTCGCCGCTGAAAATCACCCTGATGACCGGCGCCAGCCTGGGCAACGATCTGGACAAGCAACTGACCGAAGCCGGCGTACTGGCTCGTCGCATGCCGTTCCAGGTAGACAGCACCCTGCGCAAGGCGATCAACGCCGGCGAAGTGATGTTTATCGACCAGCATTTGTCCGAAACCGTTGAGCAACTGCGCAACAACCAGCTCAAGCTGCCGGACATTGCAGTTATTGAAGCAGTGGCCATTACCGAGCAAGGTCATATCGTTCCGACGACCTCCGTGGGCAACTCCGCCAGCTTCGCGATTTTCGCCAAGCAAGTGATCGTCGAGATCAACCTGGCGCACAACCCGAACCTGGAAGGTCTGCACGACATCTATATCCCGACCTACCGTCCGACGCGTACGCCGATCCCGCTGGTGAAAGTCGATGACCGTATCGGCAGCACCGCGATCCCGATTCCGGCGGAAAAAATCGTCGCCATCGTGATCACCAACAAGCCGGACTCGCCGTCCACCGTGTCCGAGCCAGACAGCGAAACCGACGGTATCGCCTTCCACCTGATCAACTTCCTTAAAGCCGAAGTTGAAGCAGGCCGCATGACCAACAAGCTCGGCCCGCTGCAAGCCGGTATCGGCAACATCGCCAACGCGGTGATGTGCGGCCTGATCGACTCGCCGTTCGAAGACCTGACCATGTACTCCGAAGTACTGCAGGATTCGACCTTCGACCTGATCGACGCAGGCAAGATGAGCTTCGCGTCGGGCAGCTCCATCACGTTGTCGGAACGTCGCAATTCGGACGTGTTCGGCAACCTGGAGCGCTACAAGGACAAACTGGTGCTGCGCCCGCAAGAGATCTCCAACCACCCTGAAGTGGTTCGTCGCCTGGGCATCATCGGGATCAATACCGCCCTGGAATTCGACATCTACGGCAACGTCAACTCCACCCACGTGTGCGGCACGCGGATGATGAACGGTATCGGCGGTTCGGGCGACTTCGCCCGCAACGCACACTTGGCGATTTTTGTGACCAAGTCGATTGCCAAGGCGGGCGCGATTTCCAGCGTAGTGCCAATGGTCAGCCACGTTGACCACACCGAGCACGACGTCGACATCCTGGTGACCGAGCAAGGCCTGGCCGACCTGCGCGGCCTGGCCCCGCGTGAGCGTGCACGCGTGATCATCGACAACTGTGTACACCCGGACTTCCGTGACGCCCTCAATGACTATTACGCCAGGGCCTGTGCGATTGGCGGCCACACGCCGCACATCCTGCGCGAAGCGTTGAGCTGGCATATCAACCTGGAAGAAACCGGGAAAATGCTGCCGTAACCCGCACGCTAGACAGCCGCTGACGTAAACACTGTTTCGTCAGCGGCTTTTTTATGACTGTATTTTAAAAAACTGTACTACTGTACTGGTCATTTCCCGCCTGCAACACCCACTCGCCCTACCGATTTGGCCAATTTCGCACCATTTAAGTGCGGACAGGTACAGTTGTGCGCATTAATGCCCGTACAGCGGGCATAAACAGTTAACTGGCCCATTGCAATACAGATGAACTGTATCTAGAGACCCTCGACAAAGAGGAGGATCATTGGCATCAGTTAAACCACTAGCCAATGCCGCCACAAGCGGAAGGATGTCACCATGGAACGTACACTCAGTTCCGAACTGTTCAGCGAAAGCAACACTGTAAACACCCAGGCTTCCATGCCTTTGCGCGTACTGGCCAACCTGGTGTTGTGGCAGCGCCGCATCTCCAGCCGCCATCAACTGGCTCGCCTGGACTCGCGTCTTCTGGCTGATGCCGGGATTAGCGAAGCACAGCGTTACGAAGAGCTGAGCAAGCCGTTCTGGCGCTGATTAGCGCTCGCTGGCCCTGACCACCGGTCCACCGCCAGCAACCCGAATTGAAAAAACAGAACCCGTCGCGGGTAACCGCTGACGGGTTTTGTCGTTTATGGCAGCGGGTTTTACCCACTTGCAAAGCGACAGGTACAGTTCTAAATTTACCTAAAACATACAAGTACAGTTAAGCAAATACCTGATCCAGAGCATTCTGGCGGTGACAACAGGTAAAACATCCTTTGCCTGATGCCCCCCTGAGCCTACTATTCGGCCCATAACCGTCTACTTTCATAAGTTCATGTTCAGGAGTATTACCATGTCCACACTTCGCCTACTTAGTGCAGCGGCTTTGCTGGCCGTTGCTGCCAGCGCCAACGCCACAAGCTTCATCGCGACCACCGATGGCATCGTGGGCACCCTCAAGGCCACCACAGACCTGACATCGGATGCCACCGGTTCGTTTCGCGATAACAAGATCGTGCGTGCGGCCCGCGACGACGCAGCCAGCTTCGTGGCCAGCGAAGGCGCCATCCGTGGCGTGAAACTGGAAAGTGCCTTCGAGGCCATCCGCCAGCAAGCGCCACAGCTGCAGGCAACTGATGCACAACTGGCTCAGGCCATCCTGACGATCTGATCGGGGACTCTGTGGGAGCGGGCTTGCTCGCGATTCAGGCGCCCTGGTTTCTCAGGTAAACCGCGCCGATACAATCGCGAGCAAGCCCGCTCCCACAAGTACGGTGCCTGCATGAAGAAATTTTTCAGCAACGCCCCCAAGCTGGCCCTGCCCCGGCCATTACGCTAGCCTTGGCGCTCATTCAAACAGCCTCGAGACCCATGCGTTTTTCCTTATTAGCCCTGCTTGCACTCTGCTGGACTCAATCAGCCAACGCCTTCGACCTGACCACCCAAAATGTGGTGCTCAGTGGTTACGTCACCAGTAAAGTGACGTCTGCGCCGTTCGATCACAAACTCATACGTGCCGCCCGGGATGATGCCGCCGTCTTTATCGCCAGTGATGGCCAGACGAGAGGCGTACAGCTGGAGTCTGCCCTGGGTTATTTGCGCCAACACTCGCCAAAATTGAATGCCAGCGACCTTGAACTGGCGCAGTCAATTCTCGTCCAATAAATACCCGCTTTATCTGGAGAAGTTTCATGCGTAGCCCCCTGATTGTCGCCACCCTTGGCCTGTTGCTGCTGGCCGATGTGGCTCAGGCACAAACCGTCGTGCAAACCAGTAACATCATCGTGCGTGCTTTTGGCCGCACCATCGACTTTACGTCCGACACCACCACCTCGATCCGTGACTCCAAAGTCGTGCGCGAAGCCCACGACGACGCCGCCACTTTCGTCGCCAGCCAGGGCGACATTCGCGGTGTGCAGCTGGAAGCCGCTTTCAGCACCCTGCGCGATCGCGTGCCTGAAGCGCGCAACGCCAGCGATCATGACCTCGCTGAAGCCATCCTCGCACTGTGAAGCCACTCACGCGCTGGCTTGCCACCTGTGGCCTGCTGCTACTCGCCAGCAGCGCCCAGGCTGCGCTGCATCTGCAACTCAAGACCGAGGGCCTGAGCCCGGCTGAACAACAGGCCAGCCAAGCCCTGCTTGATGAAGCAATGCAGAGCCTGCCACCGCGTTTTATTGAACAACTGGACCGGCAGATTCTGGTGGGCTGGACCGATGACATGCCCGCCAACGCCTACGGCCAGGCGTCGCTGACCTCCGAGCTGGACCTCAACCGCAAGCTGCTGGCCGCACTCACCGACGGCTCGGCGGCCACCCAACAGACCCACCGCCCCCACGGCACTGTGCGCAGGGAAATGCTCGCCACCGTGCTGCACGAGCTGACGCACATTTATGACCGCGCCCGCCTCTGGCCCGCCGCCGAACGCACACTGATCCGTCGCTGCGCCCGGCAAAGCAGCAACGCAGGGCTGATTGGCCTGCCCGATCAGTGCCGCGGGCAGACCGAGCGCCGCTTTACCCTTAGCGATGACCCGCGCCTGCTCGACCTCGCTGGCTGGCAGCAATATGTGGGCCGGCGGGGCGAACGCGAGCAGGACAACCACCAGATCGTGCGCAGCCCGGATCTGTACGAAGTCAGCAGCCCCAAGGAATTTGTCGCGGTCAATATGGAGTACTTCCTCCTCGACCCGGCCTACGCCTGCCGCCGCCCGGCGCTGTATCGCTACTACCAGCAACATTTCGGCTGGGCGCCTGCCGCCAAGGATGAATGCCCCAAGGGCTTTGCCTTCCTCAATGCCGGCAACGATTTCGCCAAGCAGCCGCTGGGGACCGTGGACCCGGAGCGGGTGTACGCCGTCGACTACCTGCTGGCCGAAGCCAACCAGGAATGGGCCAGCCGCTGGGGGCACAGCATGTTGCGCCTGGTGATCTGTGCGCCCGGTCGCCCACGCGGGCCAGACTGCCGACTCGACCTGCAGGAGCATCTGGTGTTGTCCTACCGGGCGTTCGTCAATGACGTACAACTCTCCAGTTGGGACGGCCTGACCGGCGCCTACCCTTCACGACTGTTTGTATTGCCGCTGGCCCAGGTGATCGACGAATACACCAAGACCGAACTGCGCAGCCTGGCGTCGGTGCCGCTCAAGCTCAGCCGAGCGGAAATCGAGGAAGTGGTCGAGCATGCCGCCGAAATGCACTGGAGCTATGACGGCAACTACTATTTCATCTCCAATAACTGCGCGGTCGAAACCCTGAAGCTGCTGCGCAGCGGCAGCGACAATGCCCGGCTCAAGGGCCTGGACAGCATCATGCCCAACGGCCTGCTGGACGTGCTCAAGGCTCGCGGGCTGGCCGATACCAGCGTGCTGGACGATCCCAAGGAAGCGTTGCGCCTGGGGTATCGCTTTGATTCCTACCGCGACCGTTACCAGGCGATGTTCGACGTGCTCAAGACCCGCTTGCCAATCAAGCAGACCACGGTCGAAGACTGGCTGGCCCTGGATGCCGTGCAACGCCGGCCGTGGATCGAGCAGGCCGACCTGCGCGCCAGCGCAGCTTTGTTGCTGCTGGAGCAGGCCAGCTTTCGCCGGCAACTGCTGCTGGCCCAGGACGAGGTCAAACAGAAGTACCTGGGCGCGCGCGCGCTCAAGGATGGCGGCATGGACAAGGCCAACAAGACCCTGCAAGAGATTCTCGCCAGCAGCGGCTTCCTGAGTCGCCCGGCTGAATTGCTCGGTAGCGGCGGCTACGGCCTGCCGCAAGCCAAGGAATGGGAAATGCTCGAGTCCGAAAGCAGCCAGCGCCAGCAGCAACTACTGCGCCTGACCACCGACCTGGACAAGGAAGTGCGCAGCCTGCTGGAACCGGCGCGAGCGGCCGAGATTGCCGCTACTGAAGCCAACGTCAAACAGATCGGTGAACGTTTGCGGGCCATTCACAAGGCCTCGGGTGGGTTGCAGTTGCCTTGATGCACACATGACCTGTGGGAGCGGGCTTGCTCGCGATGCAGACGGCGCGGTCGCTCGGTCAAACCGCATCGATTCCATCGCGAGCAAGC harbors:
- a CDS encoding acetyl-CoA hydrolase/transferase family protein, whose product is MYRERIRLNSLHDKVMSAEEAAALIQDGMTVGMSGFTRAGEAKAVPQALAERAKKSPLKITLMTGASLGNDLDKQLTEAGVLARRMPFQVDSTLRKAINAGEVMFIDQHLSETVEQLRNNQLKLPDIAVIEAVAITEQGHIVPTTSVGNSASFAIFAKQVIVEINLAHNPNLEGLHDIYIPTYRPTRTPIPLVKVDDRIGSTAIPIPAEKIVAIVITNKPDSPSTVSEPDSETDGIAFHLINFLKAEVEAGRMTNKLGPLQAGIGNIANAVMCGLIDSPFEDLTMYSEVLQDSTFDLIDAGKMSFASGSSITLSERRNSDVFGNLERYKDKLVLRPQEISNHPEVVRRLGIIGINTALEFDIYGNVNSTHVCGTRMMNGIGGSGDFARNAHLAIFVTKSIAKAGAISSVVPMVSHVDHTEHDVDILVTEQGLADLRGLAPRERARVIIDNCVHPDFRDALNDYYARACAIGGHTPHILREALSWHINLEETGKMLP
- a CDS encoding DUF1127 domain-containing protein gives rise to the protein MERTLSSELFSESNTVNTQASMPLRVLANLVLWQRRISSRHQLARLDSRLLADAGISEAQRYEELSKPFWR
- a CDS encoding DUF2388 domain-containing protein, producing MSTLRLLSAAALLAVAASANATSFIATTDGIVGTLKATTDLTSDATGSFRDNKIVRAARDDAASFVASEGAIRGVKLESAFEAIRQQAPQLQATDAQLAQAILTI
- a CDS encoding DUF2388 domain-containing protein; this translates as MRFSLLALLALCWTQSANAFDLTTQNVVLSGYVTSKVTSAPFDHKLIRAARDDAAVFIASDGQTRGVQLESALGYLRQHSPKLNASDLELAQSILVQ
- a CDS encoding DUF2388 domain-containing protein yields the protein MRSPLIVATLGLLLLADVAQAQTVVQTSNIIVRAFGRTIDFTSDTTTSIRDSKVVREAHDDAATFVASQGDIRGVQLEAAFSTLRDRVPEARNASDHDLAEAILAL
- a CDS encoding DUF4105 domain-containing protein — its product is MKPLTRWLATCGLLLLASSAQAALHLQLKTEGLSPAEQQASQALLDEAMQSLPPRFIEQLDRQILVGWTDDMPANAYGQASLTSELDLNRKLLAALTDGSAATQQTHRPHGTVRREMLATVLHELTHIYDRARLWPAAERTLIRRCARQSSNAGLIGLPDQCRGQTERRFTLSDDPRLLDLAGWQQYVGRRGEREQDNHQIVRSPDLYEVSSPKEFVAVNMEYFLLDPAYACRRPALYRYYQQHFGWAPAAKDECPKGFAFLNAGNDFAKQPLGTVDPERVYAVDYLLAEANQEWASRWGHSMLRLVICAPGRPRGPDCRLDLQEHLVLSYRAFVNDVQLSSWDGLTGAYPSRLFVLPLAQVIDEYTKTELRSLASVPLKLSRAEIEEVVEHAAEMHWSYDGNYYFISNNCAVETLKLLRSGSDNARLKGLDSIMPNGLLDVLKARGLADTSVLDDPKEALRLGYRFDSYRDRYQAMFDVLKTRLPIKQTTVEDWLALDAVQRRPWIEQADLRASAALLLLEQASFRRQLLLAQDEVKQKYLGARALKDGGMDKANKTLQEILASSGFLSRPAELLGSGGYGLPQAKEWEMLESESSQRQQQLLRLTTDLDKEVRSLLEPARAAEIAATEANVKQIGERLRAIHKASGGLQLP